The Methylomarinum sp. Ch1-1 genome contains the following window.
GTCGAAGCTACCCGTGACCTCGATCCTGAACAGACCCTGTTCATCGTTTGCTCGAAAACCTTCACTACACTGGAAACCCTGACCAATGCCCGTGCCGCCCGCAACTGGTGTCTGCAAAAGCTTGGCGACGAACAGGCCATCAGCCGGCATTTCGTCGCGGTCTCGACCAATGCTGAGGAAGTCAAGAAATTCGGCATCGATACCGATAACATGTTCGGTTTCTGGGATTGGGACGGCGGACGTTATTCGATGGATTCGGCCATCGGCCTGTCGACCATGATCGCGGTCGGGCCGAATCATTTTCGGGCGATGCTGGAAGGCTTTCATGCCATGGACGAGCATTTTCGGCATACGCCGTTCGAGCGCAACATGCCGGTCATCATGGCTTTGCTGAAACTCTGGTACAACAATTTCCTCGACGCCCAGTCGGTGGCGGTGTTTCCGTATTGCCAATATTTGAAGCGCTTCCCGGCCTATTTGCAACAATTGACCATGGAAAGCAACGGCAAGCATGTCACGCTGGAGGGCGCCAACGTCGATTATCAAACCGCGCCGATCTATTGGGGCGAGCCGGGCACCAACGGCCAACACTCGTTTTTCCAGTTGCTGCACCAGGGTACCCGCCTGATTCCCTGCGATTTCATCGGATTCTATAAGAGCTTGAATCCGCTGGGTGATCAACACGATCTGTTGATGGCCAATTGCTTCGCGCAGACCGAGGCGCTGGCCTTCGGCAAGACGGAGGCCGAAGTCAAGGCCGAGGGTACGCCCGACTGGCTGGCGCCGCACCGTAGCTTCGAAGGAAACCGCCCCAGCAATACCTTGCTTCTGGACCGGTTGACACCCAGAACGCTGGGTTTGCTGGTCGCGCTCTTTGAACACAGTGTCTTCACCCAAGGCGTGATTTGGAATATCGACTCATTCGATCAGTGGGGCGTCGAATTGGGAAAGGCGCTGGCCAAGAAAACCGCCGGCGAACTCAAAGGCGCGGATGAACCACAACTCGACCATGACAGTTCAACCAATACGCTGATCCGGCGTTATCGCCGGTTTAACAGAGGGCAATCATGAATGTCGGTGATAACCCCTCAGTGCCAGCGGATTATCAGTGGCTATCCGGATTCTCGGCGCGGCCCTCCGCCGGGTTGCCGCGCCGGAAACAATGCCAACGCGTTCCCAGGAGGGTTTCGGCTATGGGCGAACGCAACACAAACATCAAACAATCGGTTAGGAAAAAGCAGACACCCATGAAAACTGGAATGATCGGCCTTGGAAGAATGGGCGCCAATAGGGTGCAACGGCGCCGCGACATGATGAAGAGGGACAGGCATTCTCGCGCAGGTCCTGAACGGGGTGAAGGCAGCCCTGTTGTCCGGATTTATGACATCCCGAGGACTTCACGATGACATTAACATTGACCTTATCGCTGGCTCTTGCCGCGGGCCTGTCGATTCCGGTGGGCGCCTTGATTTCTTCAAGCGTTTCGCTGAGGTCGATCTGCTTGCAACATGACTTAGATAGCTTCGTGTCATACTTTGGCGGCGGAGCTTTGCTCGCTGCGATAGCGCTTGTCCTATTGCCTTACGGCATCGAGTATGTCTCGGTGCTTTCTGCCTCATTCGCCTTCTTGATGGGAGGTCTCGTATTCTGGCAACTCGATTCACGGCTAAAACGCTCGGGCAGTACTGCGTCACAATTCATCGGCATGTTACTGGACTTTATTCCGGAAGCCTTGCTTCTCGGTGCAGCCGCCGCAACCGGCTCTGATATCGTCTATCTGCTTGCCCTAATGATCGCGTTGCAAAACATGCCGGAGGGCTTTGCCGCCTATCATGAGATGCATGACAGCGGAATGTCGCATGGGTGGCTGTGGCTGCTTTTCCTTGTCATCCCTTTGACGGGTCCGCTTGCGGCGTGGCTAGGTTTTTTCCGGTTATCGACAAGCAACGAAACGCTGGGCGTACTGATGCTTTTTTGTAGCGGAGGCATTCTCTATTTGATTTTTGACGACATTGCACCCCGTGCGCACCTGAAACACCATGACTTTCCTGCTATCGGCGCTGTCTCCGGGTTCCTGCTGGGTCTGGTGGGAACGATGTTAATTCACTAAACGGATGGACGCCATTCACGCTTATGGGCATGGGCATTACAAGACGCTGGATCAATATCGGTTTCAGCCGCCGCCATTCGACCACTTCTAATGCGGCGGTAGTCCTCTCGGCAGCGAAATATAGGTAAGGTGGATTCCTTGCCTACCGGGATGTAGTTAATGAGTTCGACGGACACATCGAGAAGTAAGCTATAAAACAACCACCCAAAATAGGATTAAACAATGAACACATCCAGAGCCGACATTGCCTTCCTGTTCGACGTGGACAACACGCTGCTCGACAACGACCACGTCATCGCCGAACTGGAATGCCACCTCGAACGCGAAGTGGGCGCCGAACGCGCGCAGCACTACTGGCGCCTCTTCGAGCAACTGCGAACCGAGCTGGGCTATGCCGATTATCTGGGCGCCCTGCAGCGCTATCGCGGCGAGTATCCGCGCGATCCCGGTATTCTCACTGTCTCCCGCTTTTTGCTCAACTATCCCTTTGCCGACCGTCTCTTTCCCCATGCGCTTGAGGTCATCGCGCACGTCAAGCAATGGGGGTCGGCGGCTCTCCTCACCGACGGTGATGTAGTCTTCCAGCCGCACAAGGTGGACCGCTCCGGACTGTCTGAAGCGGTGGCCGGTAAAGTCTTGATTTATTTGCATAAGGAAAAGGAACTCGACGATGTCGCCGAGCGCTGCCCGGCTGAACATTACATACTGGTCGAGGACAAACTGCGCCTGCTCACTTCTGTAAAAAAAAGCTGGGGTTCGCAGGTCACCACTGTCTTCGTGCGGCAGGGTCATTACGCGCTGGATCCAAAGATTCTGGCTGCCTACCCCGCCGCAGACCTGAGTCTTGAGCGCATTGGCGATTTGCTTCAATACGACTTGGCGCAATTGCTGAAGCATCGGCAATCGGTCGAATAGCCACTTTGCCCGTGTGTATCAACTCAATTAATCACAAAATATCTGGGAGGAATGATGAACACAAAAAAAATGACCGCTGGCGAGAAGTTTCCGACAATGACTTGGAATGCCGTTTCCGGCGAACGCGTGGTTCCGGCGGATGGGTCGGGCTGGCGAGTTCTCATCGTCTATCGAGGACAACATTGCCCACTCTGCAAGGCGTACCTGAACACGCTCAACGAGATGCTCGAAGACTTCCGGGCCATGAATATCGCCGTATCGACCGTTTCAGCCGATAGCAAGGAAAAGGCCGAGGCTGAAGTGGCCGAATGCGGCTGGAAATTTCCGGTCGGTTACGACCTGTCCGTCGATCAGATGCGCGAGCTCGGCCTTTACATCTCGGACCCGCGCTCGCCAGAGGAGACCGACCGGCCGTTTGCGGAGCCGGGGCTGTTCGTGATTAATCCGGAGGGCAACGCGCAGATCATCGACATCTCCAACGCGCCGTTCGCCCGCCCCGACTTGAAGTCGCTCTTGAAGGGGCTTCAGTTCGTGATGAGTAAGGACTACCCGATCAGGGGACGTGCATAGCTGGCACCAGACTCAGTGCATTCAATACAACGCGCGGCCAGTGGCTTTTGCCGATGAATTGTTGTCCTGGATGCGCTACAGGAAGCGAGATTCACCTGCCGAAAGCTGGCTCAACCCGTTCATCAATAACGAATCTAAAGAGGAGCATTAATGATCATGAAACAATCCAAGCATCACATTATCAAAATCGATGGACACAGCATCGCTTACGCTGAACAGGGCGAGGGCAGTCCGGTCGTCCTGATTCATGGCATCCCGACATCAAATCTGTTGTGGCGGAAGGTAATGCCGGAATTGGCCAAAACACACCAGGTGTTTGCGCCCGATCTGCTGAATTACGGAAAATCGGATAAACCGGTGGAGGCCAACGTCTCCATTGAAGCGCAGAGCCGCCTGATCGTGAAGTTTATGGATGAACTCGGCATCAAGTCCGCCGACATCGTGGCGCATGATATAGGCGGAGGGGTCGCACAACTTATCGCGGTCAATTATCCTGAAAGAGTTCGAAAGCTGGTCTTGATCGATGCGGTCTGTTTTGATTCCTGGCCGATTCCGGAGTTCATACCGCTGCAGAAAACGGGTGCTGAGGAGAACATGAGCCTCGAAGCCTTCCTGACAATGATGCGCGGATTCATGCCGCAAGGCGTCTACAACAAAGCAGCGATGACCGATGAAGTTGTCGACCTATATCTTGCGCCGTGGTCGTCCGAAGCCGGCAAAAAGGCCTTATTTCGCAATTTTCGGCGATTGAACCCGGAGTACACCCAAGCGATTGCCGGCGACCTTAGGCATCTGCCCCATGAAACGCTCATTATGTGGGCAGAGAATGACATCTTTCAAAAACCGGCCTACGCAAGCCAGCTTCAGCAGACGATTCCAAACGCCAAGCTGATCTGGATCAAGGACGCCGGGCATTGGCTGATGGAGGAAAAGCCGGAACAGATAAGCGGCCACCTGATCGCTTTCCTTGACGGGGTTAATTAACCAAAAGAACGATTTGTCCCGGCACTCCACCGAAACCTTTGGTATTACTGGCTTGCAGCCGAAAAATCGATTTCAAGTTGGCCGATTGATTTATCTCTGAATTCGCTGTCATCCTTTGGCGTTCTTGCGTTGCGCTCCTAACGTATGATATAAGTTGATCCCATTCGTCATGTGCGGTTCCGACACCCCGGAATGGCGCGACGTTGAACGAACCGGCACGGAGCTAGGTGAATGAGCTTCGGAACCGGCTCAAGATTCCCTGCTCGACTCAGAGCCAATATCGGGTAATGCCCAGTCACCATTGAACTAAGGAAGCGTTTCATGAAGGCACGCCATTTCTGTCAAGGCTTGTTCGTTTTGTTTTTCGGGCTCTATTTAGCGGCCTGCACACCCAGTGCGACGCGAGTCAATTCCCCAAACACCGTTTCTATTGTGCAACCCGTCGTAGTTCCCGGATTTGACGAGCCGCTGATTTATCTCAATGCAGCGACGGCAGATTTGATTCCCCTGGTAAAACCGGAAACCCGGCCTGGGGCGACTGACTTGGAACGCTTGTCCCAATACCAGCGACTCAACCGCAATACGCCCTGGGCAGCTTCCATCCAATTGAATTTAGGATTGGCCTATTACCGCAACGGTTACTTTAGCCAAACCTTCGCCGCCTTCGAAAAGGCGTGGACACTCAGCAAAGACCATAAGGAATCCGAAGCGAAAGCCTTAGCCGACCGCGCTTTCAGCGAACTCATCCGCATGCATGCCCGCTTGGGCCATGCGGACCGGGTGGAAAGCTTATTAGCCTCCATCAAAGGCCGCGCGTTTACCGGCCCGGCCACCGCCGCGGTCGCCGGGGCTGAAGAAGGCCTGTGGATGATGCGCAACCATCCGGGAATCACCTATTTATGCGGTCCCAAGGCGCTGTACTCCGTGCTCAAATGGCAACAACCCGATGCCGAAGGGCTGCAAGTGCTCGATGCTTACCGCTCTGGCGTTAACGGTGTTAATTTGCTTGAACTGGGCCAATTGGCGGAACAAGCCCACATGCCTTACCGGACGGTCTACCGTAATGCCGGGCAAAGTATTCCGGTGCCGTCCGTGATCCATTGGAACGTTAACCATTACGCCGCCATCGTCGAGAAGCAAGGCGATCTGTACCATATCCAAGACCCGACTTTCGGCCAAGATCTCTGGTTTAGCGCCGATGCGATCAACGCCCAAGCCAGCGGCTATTTTTTAGTGCCGGATAGCGGCATCGAGTTAGGCGCTGATTGGCAACCGGTCACCATAGCCCAAGCCGAGAGCGTCTACGGCCAGGGCTATACGGCCAGCAGCGACCCTAACCGCACCACTACTTGCGACGTCAAAAAATCCAAACAACCGTGCAACAGCATTGATCAACCGGATGGGAAGGTCGGCATGGCCTATTACGACGTCCATACCATGTTGGTCAGCCTGAATATCACCGACACGCCGATCCGCTATACGCCGGCGCTGGGCGCTCCATTCGCTTCACCTTCACCTACAATCAACGCGAAGCCAACCAGCCGGCCAACTTTACGTTCGGCAACCTGGGACCCAAATGGACTCACAATTGGTTAACTTACATCCAAGACGTGCCGACCAATCCGTCCGCTGTCGTCAATCGTATCGCGGCCGGCGGCGGCGCCGTCGATTACGCTAACTACAACGCGGCGACCGGCGAATTCCAGAAAGGCGTTTCGGACAATGCCCGGCTCTACCGGATTTCCGCCGATCCGATCGTTTACGAACGGCGTCTGTCCAATGGCGCCAAAGAAATCTACAGTTTCAGCGACGGCGCCGTCAGCGGTGTGCGCCGGGTGTTCTTAACGCAAAAAATCGATCCGCAAGGCCATGCCGTCCAGTTAACCTACGACGCACAATTGCGCCTGACCGGCATTACCGATGCCTTGGGACAAACGACTGTTTTGTCTTATGAGCATTTCGCTAATACCAAGTTAATCACCCGAGTCACCGACCCGTTCGGCCGGGAAGCGATCATCGATTACGATAATAACGGCCGTTTAGCCAGCATTACCGACCCAGTTGGAATCGTGTCGGCCTTCGGCTATGATAGCGGCGACTTCATCAACGTCATGACCACGCCCTATGGCGATACCCGATTCGCTTACAGCGGCAACGGTACATCCAGAACCTTGATCGTCACCGATCCCTACGGCGAACAAGAACGCATCGAATACGGTCAATCGTTAGGCATTCCGCGATACGTTTCCGACCAACCCCGCGGTGACATTAAAACGCTCAATAATTATCACCATTACCGCAACACCGCCTACTGGGACAAGCAAACCTATAAAGACTACGGACGGAACCTGTCCAAAGCGGAAGTTTCCCATTGGCTGCACACGCCGGACAGCAAAACCAGCGGCCTGTTGGAAACCTTTAAAAAACCCCTGGAGCACCGGGTGTGGTTCAACTACCCGGGGCAAACTTCCGCTATAACGGAACACAATATCTACCAGGAAAACCCTTCGCGTCTCGGCCGCGTGTTGGACGACGGCAGCTCGCAAATCTTCATCCGCGAATTCAACGCCTTTGGCAAACCCACGCTGGAAAAAGCCCGTTAGGCCATGTCACCCGCTATCTCTACGCCGACAACCAAATCGATCCGGTGAAAATCGTCAAATGGCGTAACGGCAGCGAAGAAACCGTGGCTGAATTCGAATGGAACGACCACCACAACCTGGTCCGTGCCACCGACGGTTTAGGCCATAGCACCACCTTTACCTACAATGCCGCCGGGCAAATACTGACCCGCCGCAATGCCTTGGGCCATGTCACCCGCTACGAATATGACGCGCTGGGCTATCGGGTCAAGGTGAGCTATCCGAGCGGCAAAACCGAACAATACGCTTACGACGACAGCGGCCGCGTCGTCGCCTACACCGATACCGGCGGCCACACCCGCACGCAAGCCTACGACGACTTGAATCGGCTGCTCAGCGTGAGTTATGACGACGGCACCGCGGTGGAATACACCTGGGACAAGCTGGACTTGGTCAAAATACGCGACCGCCTCGGCCGCGAAACCCATTACACGTATGACGCCCTGCGCCGCAAAATCAGCGAAAAAGATCATCTGGGCCGGGAAACCACTTATGCCTACGACGCCAGCGACCGGCTACTCTCCGTAACCGATCCGTTAGACCAGACGACCCACTACGAATACGACATCCAAGGCCGCAAAACCGCCATGATCGATGCCGAAGGCCATAAAACCCGTTACGTTTACGAACAAAGCACGAGCCGTTTAGCCCGTGTGATCGACGCCGACCAGGGCGCGAGCGACTTCGACTATGACCGTTCCAACCGCCTGGTGGCTGTGACCGACCCGAACGGCCATGCCACCCAATATCTATTGGACGAAGTCGGCAATACCTTGCAAACCGACAGTCCGGACAGCGGCTTGACCGCCTATACCTATAACGTGCTCGGCCAAGCGGTGCAAAAACCGACGCCCGCGGCAGCGTCAGCCATACCATTACGACGCCTTGAACCGCCTGACCGAGGTTAACTATGCCGATAGCGGCTACGACCTGCGCTGGTATTACGACGGCGACAACTACGGCGACTCCGTAAGCACCGAACTGCGTCAAACCGCGCTCGGTAAACGCACCGGAATGAGCGATCCGACCGGCCAAACCCAATGGTTGTACAATCGTTACGGCGACATCGAACGCCAGGATACCGGCTTGAGCGCTTTGGGCGGCAAAACCTTCAGCCAACAATTCGCCTACGACTACCGCTACGAACCGGGCCAAGGACTGTTGACTCAACACGTTTACCCGAACGGCCAAGTCTTCGACTTCCAATACGACAACCATGGCCGGGTCGAAAGCATAGGCAGCACGGCGGGCGGCGGCAAAACGCCGGTCGTTTCCGGCGTCAGCTACCATCCGGTCGCGGCCGACGGCATCGCCGCCTTCCAATATGGCAACGGTATCCATTACCAACGCCAGGTGGATGGACTCGGAAGGCTTACCGAGCTGAACCTGAGTGGCCAACAAACGGTATTCCACCGGCAATGGCAGTACACGCCGGCATCCGACGTGGCGGCTATCGGCGATCTGCTCGATCCCTTGCAAAACCGCACTTACCAATACGACGCCTTGCATCGCCTAAGCCAAGCGGCCGGACCGTTTCCGAATGCGTATCAATACGACGCCAACGGCAACCGCACCGTCCGCAATACCGAAAACTACGGCATCGATGCCCACAGTAACCGGCTACAATCTATCTCCGATAGCGGGCTGAATACCGCCTTGAGCTACGATGCCGCCGGCAACCTGATCGAAAAAACCGCTGGTAGCGCCGGATACGCCTATCAATACGATCCGCACAACCGCTTGGCGAGCATCGCCGGCGGCCAAGGCCAAATTGCCAGCTATCAATACAACGGTCTCGGCCAACGCGTGGTCAAACAAAGCGCCGAGGGCG
Protein-coding sequences here:
- a CDS encoding tetratricopeptide repeat protein, translated to MKARHFCQGLFVLFFGLYLAACTPSATRVNSPNTVSIVQPVVVPGFDEPLIYLNAATADLIPLVKPETRPGATDLERLSQYQRLNRNTPWAASIQLNLGLAYYRNGYFSQTFAAFEKAWTLSKDHKESEAKALADRAFSELIRMHARLGHADRVESLLASIKGRAFTGPATAAVAGAEEGLWMMRNHPGITYLCGPKALYSVLKWQQPDAEGLQVLDAYRSGVNGVNLLELGQLAEQAHMPYRTVYRNAGQSIPVPSVIHWNVNHYAAIVEKQGDLYHIQDPTFGQDLWFSADAINAQASGYFLVPDSGIELGADWQPVTIAQAESVYGQGYTASSDPNRTTTCDVKKSKQPCNSIDQPDGKVGMAYYDVHTMLVSLNITDTPIRYTPALGAPFASPSPTINAKPTSRPTLRSATWDPNGLTIG
- a CDS encoding HAD family hydrolase, giving the protein MNTSRADIAFLFDVDNTLLDNDHVIAELECHLEREVGAERAQHYWRLFEQLRTELGYADYLGALQRYRGEYPRDPGILTVSRFLLNYPFADRLFPHALEVIAHVKQWGSAALLTDGDVVFQPHKVDRSGLSEAVAGKVLIYLHKEKELDDVAERCPAEHYILVEDKLRLLTSVKKSWGSQVTTVFVRQGHYALDPKILAAYPAADLSLERIGDLLQYDLAQLLKHRQSVE
- the pgi gene encoding glucose-6-phosphate isomerase, with translation MTHDSNFLPLTQRPAWKALHTHSEQVKDTHLRELFAADPKRGERLVIEIPDLYLDYSKNRITDETLRLLIRLANECQLRERIESMFNGEAINSTEGRAALHTALRAPEGARIMLDGVNVVAEVHAVLDRMSVFAEQLRNRQWLGHTGKPIVNIVNIGIGGSDLGPVMAYEALKSYSQRNLTLRFVSNVDGTDFVEATRDLDPEQTLFIVCSKTFTTLETLTNARAARNWCLQKLGDEQAISRHFVAVSTNAEEVKKFGIDTDNMFGFWDWDGGRYSMDSAIGLSTMIAVGPNHFRAMLEGFHAMDEHFRHTPFERNMPVIMALLKLWYNNFLDAQSVAVFPYCQYLKRFPAYLQQLTMESNGKHVTLEGANVDYQTAPIYWGEPGTNGQHSFFQLLHQGTRLIPCDFIGFYKSLNPLGDQHDLLMANCFAQTEALAFGKTEAEVKAEGTPDWLAPHRSFEGNRPSNTLLLDRLTPRTLGLLVALFEHSVFTQGVIWNIDSFDQWGVELGKALAKKTAGELKGADEPQLDHDSSTNTLIRRYRRFNRGQS
- a CDS encoding alpha/beta fold hydrolase, producing the protein MIMKQSKHHIIKIDGHSIAYAEQGEGSPVVLIHGIPTSNLLWRKVMPELAKTHQVFAPDLLNYGKSDKPVEANVSIEAQSRLIVKFMDELGIKSADIVAHDIGGGVAQLIAVNYPERVRKLVLIDAVCFDSWPIPEFIPLQKTGAEENMSLEAFLTMMRGFMPQGVYNKAAMTDEVVDLYLAPWSSEAGKKALFRNFRRLNPEYTQAIAGDLRHLPHETLIMWAENDIFQKPAYASQLQQTIPNAKLIWIKDAGHWLMEEKPEQISGHLIAFLDGVN
- a CDS encoding ZIP family metal transporter; this encodes MTLTLTLSLALAAGLSIPVGALISSSVSLRSICLQHDLDSFVSYFGGGALLAAIALVLLPYGIEYVSVLSASFAFLMGGLVFWQLDSRLKRSGSTASQFIGMLLDFIPEALLLGAAAATGSDIVYLLALMIALQNMPEGFAAYHEMHDSGMSHGWLWLLFLVIPLTGPLAAWLGFFRLSTSNETLGVLMLFCSGGILYLIFDDIAPRAHLKHHDFPAIGAVSGFLLGLVGTMLIH
- a CDS encoding redoxin domain-containing protein, translated to MNTKKMTAGEKFPTMTWNAVSGERVVPADGSGWRVLIVYRGQHCPLCKAYLNTLNEMLEDFRAMNIAVSTVSADSKEKAEAEVAECGWKFPVGYDLSVDQMRELGLYISDPRSPEETDRPFAEPGLFVINPEGNAQIIDISNAPFARPDLKSLLKGLQFVMSKDYPIRGRA